atgaattttacctcaataaataaatgaaatcaggtAGATTTATACATGAATATGACACAGTACATTCTCACAACCCCAATCTCCATTCCAGTTTGAGAATCACCAATCTATTAGGTCCCAGCACTCTATGATTCTAATTTCTGCTGAGTTATTTGATATTGGTAGAAAATTAACATTGACAGAATTAAATTCCTAAGGATAAGAAATAGCAAATATGCTTCTATTTTACTACCTTTGTAAAAAGACCAGAAAGAATAAAAGTTGTATGCAATTACACAAAGTGTTCATGTTTAGAATCACAGGAGATGAAGACAATATGTCTTACTTTACACAGTTCAAAAACCTATTTCAAAGATTAAGTAGCTTTTAAGAGGTTAATCATCTATGTAAATTACATATTCCATGCTTATAATTAATACTGAACTACAATAAAAATCTGGCTTAAAACTTACCGTAACTGATTAGAGAAGTCATCCTCTACATTGTCATCATCCCAATTATCCTCCCAGACATGtgcatcttcatcttcatctaaGCCAGCCCAgtctaaaaatagaaacagatgCTGTCTAAATATTTCTCATACATTATTTCCACAATTACAAAAACTTTGAAAAGCTTGCTACTGAACACTCACAATTCAAAAACAGCTAAAACCATATCTATGAAAAATGGTATCTTCCTTAAATCTGAGCTTATGCTGTCTAGTTCTCTCAATTCTTGAGTTTGCAGATAACCTAAAACAGAAGTTAATACAAAAAATTCTACTTGCCAAGAAACTTACAATTTCAGGAGGATATTTactttactgatttttctttgaACTCATTTTTAGAAGGTCGACTTCACAATCTTTCAAAACACAACACCAACAACCCTAAAGCAAGTTGAATGGCAGGA
The sequence above is a segment of the Homo sapiens chromosome 7, GRCh38.p14 Primary Assembly genome. Coding sequences within it:
- the SEM1 gene encoding 26S proteasome complex subunit SEM1 isoform f (isoform f is encoded by transcript variant 14), which produces MSEKKQPVDLGLLEEDDEFEEFPAEDWAGLDEDEDAHVWEDNWDDDNVEDDFSNQLR